One Gordonia pseudamarae genomic window, CGCGAGCAAGGAGACCACCGCTGGTGAACGACAACGCGTAGCGCAGCTCGTCAGTCACGTGGCGTACGGCCTCCCTTCCTGTCGTCCTGGCCGCATCAAGACTATCCGGACCCTACGACACCAGCGCCGACTGATACGCGTCGCCTCGCCGACCCGAGGCGGACACGGCACCCGCCTGCCCGTCGCTCCACCGTCGGCGTTCCTCGTCACCGGTTCAACCGGCGGACGCCGAAGTACTCCGTCACCCTCATGTACAAGGTGTCGTCGTCACATGTGCGCCACTACTCGGATGCCACCGACGATCAGTCCGGCACCGATCCACCGGGTCAGTGTCATCGTCAACTCTCCGGACACTGCGCGGCCTCGCCCGACAGCACCCCCCGCCAGCTGAAGTCGCCGGCCAGCACGTAGCGCCCCGGTGCCGGGGCGCGGATCTCCGTCCATCCGTCGACGGTGGCGCTCACGCACGCTGTGATCGTCGCGTCGGCCGCGTCACGCGCCGTGAGATAGCGGTTGGGCCGGATACGGATCTGGTACGAGGCGGCCGCCGGTACCTCGATCACCATCTGCGACGGCGACTCCTCCACGAGTCGGAGCGGTTCGGGCACGATGGCGGTGGGCTCGGCGACCCGGTAGAGCGTCCAGTCGTCGTTGCTCCACGTCCGCCTCAGGTACGGCAGGCCCGACCCGATCAGTTCGGCCTCGGCCTTCATCTGCCGCATGGGTGCGGCCGACACCACGACGTAGGCGACCGCGTTGTCCGAGAGCCACAGCCGGTAACTGCCGGCGGTCAGGGCATCGGTCTCATAGAAGATCGGGTTGTACCGGGCATCGGACTGGTTCTCCCAGCCGCGCGCCAGCTTCACCGTCTTGGCCACCATATGCGACCCGGCGTGGGTGCCGGCGTCGACAAGTTCGACGCGATGGTTGGCCATACCGGGAATCCGCTCGAGCTGCTCCACCAGCGGCGCGTACGAGATTTCCGGGTCGTCGACGTCGGCGGCCGCGATCTGGTCGGCGGTGGCCACGAACACCGAGTACACCAGTGCCGGGGCGAGCGCGATCGCCAGGAACCGCACCGGTCTGCGGGAGAAGTACAGCACCAGGCACGGCAGCACGAAGCAGAAGAATCGGCTGAGGTTGGAACCGATGCCGGTGGGGATCAGGAACAGCGCGAGAGCCACGGCCAGCGCCAGCGGAGCGATCCACACGGCGGTCTCGCGTACCACGTTCGCGGCCGAATCGACGTCGCCGTCCGGGGCCCCGGCCCCCGGTCCCCCGCGTTCGGGTCTGAGCGCGATCCAGGCGCCCACACCGATCAGCACACACCAGAACAGCGTGGTGGCCGGAAACACCTGTGACCCGGGTGCCCCGAACAGGGCGAACGGGACGAGCACGCCGATACCCGAACCGATCAGCAATGCCCATAACGCGGGATCGGGTCTGCTCACGACGGGTGGATCGGCGGCGGGTACCCCGGTGTGATGCCATACCAGCCGACCGCCGTCGTGCAGCGACCGCACCACGAACGGCACCACGGCCAGACCGATGAACGCCGGGGCCAATGCGCTGGCGCAACCACCGAGCACCAGCACGGCGGCACCCACGACGAGCATTCGCCGCTGGATCAGCACCACACCGGCCAGGGTGATGGCCGCCGCCACCGCGAACGCGACCCGCCCGGACATCATGTTCAGGACCGCCGCGCCCGCGATGGCCCATGCCAGCATCGTCGGATGGGCCGCCGACCGCGACAGCGGGTAGGCCAGCGCCGCGATGCCGATAGTCGCCGCGCACAGCAGCGGCAGGGAGCCGATCAGCGTCGACAACGACGGCACGATCAGGGAGTAACTGCCCGGCGAGACCCCGCCGTACCAGCCGAACCAGTACGCCAGGCCCACGCCCGAGCGTGCGGCGTCCTCACGGGCGAGGGCGGCCTGCAGGTCGGACAGCGCCGGGCTGACCAGCAGCAGCGCGATGCTGGCCACGACCGCGGTCCCGAGCGGCAACCATGCGCGCCGGAATCGGGGACTCTGGTGCAGGATGCTCACGGCTCCGGCGTAACCCGTTCGGCCGGGACACTTCCTGAAAGATCCCCCGCCGACCGATCCCCGCCCGAAGGATCGTGTTCTGACGGATCGCGACCGGAAGGATCGCGACCGGACAGGTTGCGCGCGGACCGCTCCGGCTTGTGCAGGGATACCCGTCCGGGCCGGATGTCCGCCGTGTCACCGGCGGTGACATCCCGCCAAGTGATCCCGCTCAGCGGCGACGCCAGATACCGCCGCCACAGGTAGCGCATGCCGTAGGCGGCGAGAGCTCCGACGAGCAGGGTCCCCAGCCCGGCGACGACGTCGATGAAGTAGTGATTGCCGGTGCCCATCACCACGAAGAAGGTGGTGAACGGGTAGAGGCAGCCGAGCACCCGTACCCAGTGTCTGCGGCCGAAGTGCACGAGCATGATGCCGCACCAGGTGGCCCATGCACAGTGCAGCGACGGCATGGCGGCGAACTGGTTGGAGACGGCATCCGATCCCGGCGCACCCGACTCCGGCCACCAGCCCCATGAGCCGGTCTTGGCCATGATGTCGACGAAGCGTTCGTCGGCGAGCATCCGCGGCGGCGCCGTCGGCATCGTGTAGAAGCCGATGAGGGCGAACCCGGTGGTGAACACCAGCACCGAACTCATCAGCCGGTACCTGTTGCGATGCGCCACGAACAACCAGATCAGGACGCCCGGGGTGACGATGAAGTGCAGCGATGCGTATTCGAGCGCGCTGAGTGCGGCCACGGGCGGGGTGTCGTTGACGAACTCGTTGAGCCAGCGCTCGAACGCCAGGCCGAACTCGTCCTCCCAGGCCAGGATGTCGCGGCCGTTCTTGAATGCCACGCCCACGTCGCCGTCGGCCATGTTGCGGATCATCGAATAGATTCCGTACAGCGCACCGAGGACGAGGATCTCCACCCACCAGCGAGGGGCGACGAAGTACCTCATCACCGCGGTGACACCGCGCGGCAGCCTACCCAGGGCACCCCATACCGCACGGCCGGAGCCGGCATCGGAGGCAGCTGCGGCGCCGTCGACAGATCCTCTCGCACCCGTCACGGCGCCCTCCTCACAGATCCGCGGACACCTGATGGCTGTGCCGGCGTCGGCGGCCTCCGGCCGCCACAAGCGTTCGTGGATACGGTGCACCCACAGGGAATGTCTTGCTGACCCTAGGTAAACACCCAGTGTGGGCGCAACCTGCCCTCTGCTCACCGAATGGTTCTTGGCAGTGGCCACCACCGCACCGGCGGGGACCCCTCAACCCTGTCCGTCGGTGACAGGTCAAGCCGCCAGCATACACTTCCGCGCCGGATTACCCGTGACCTCAGCGAACCACCACGCGCCCGCACACCCTTGCGCCCCCGGCGACAGAAACGGTACTGTCATGCAAATGGTCAGTCCAAAACAATAGGACTAGCCGTGACACGAGAGGACGCCGAAGTCTGATGACCGAATTCACCGACATCACCTACGAAGTCGACAACGGGCTCGCCTGGATCACCATCAACCGCCCCGATCGCTACAACGCCTTCCGCGCGCAGACGGTCGACGAACTGATCCTGGCCTTCAAACGCGCATGGGTCAGCAGCGACGTGGGTGTCATCGCGCTCACCGGAGCCGGCGACAAGGCGTTCTGCGCCGGCGGCGATCAGAAGCAGCGGATGGAGACCGGCGACTACGGCCCCTCGATCAGCGGCCTGTTCGAGGTCGAGTCCCTGCACCGGGTGATCCGTGACGTCCCCAAGCCGGTCATCGCCGCGGTGAACGGACTGGCCATCGGTGGCGGGCATGTGCTGCACGTACTGGCAGATCTCACCATCGCCGCCGACACCGCCCAGTTCGGCCAGAACGGTCCCCGGGTCGGCTCCTTCGACGCCGGTCTGGGTTCGGGCTATCTGGCCCGGGTCGTCGGCGAGAAGCGCGCCCGCGAGATCTGGTTCATGCTGCGCCGTCTGTCGGCCGAGGAGGCCCAGGAGTGGGGCCTGGTCAACAAGGTCGTACCCGCCGCCGAATTGCGCAACGAGGTGCGTACGTGGGCCGACCAGATGCTGGAGTTCTCCCCGACCGCACTCAAGGTGCTCAAACAGTCGCTGAACACCGACACCGAGCATTTCGTCAGCATCGGCCAGATGGCGTACTCGACGCTGGAGATCTTCGGCGAGACGCCGGAGGCCCGCGAAGGTATCACCGCGTTCAACGAGAAGCGCAAACCCGACTTCGGTCAGTACCGCGGAAAGTGAGTTCGGCGATGTCGAAAGCCACCCCGTCGAAAGCCACCCCGTTCACAGGTGAGTTGCTCGCCAGCAAGAGAATCCTGATCACCGGCGGCGGTACGGGTCTGGGCCGCGGGGTGGCCCGGCATCTGGTCGATCACGGCGCACAGGTGCATCTGTGGGGCCGCCGCGAGGCGGTCCTGGCCGACGCGGCGGCCGAGGCGTCGGCGTCCCGGCCGGGTTCGGTTCATATTCACACCGTCGACGTCCGCGACTACGCCAATGTCGACGAGACGATGAGCCGGATCTGGGCCGATCACGGACCGCTGACCGGTGTGGTCAACAATGCCGCCGCCAATTTCATCGCACAGACCAAGGATCTGAGCCCACGCGCCTTCGAGGCGGTGACCAGCACCGTGATGAACGGGTCGTTCCACACCACCCACGCCGCCGGCAAACGCTGGATCGCCGACGGACTTCCCGGCAGCGTCCTGTCGACACTGACCACCTGGGTGTGGACCGGATCGGCGTACGTGGTGCCCTCGGCGATGGCCAAGGCGGCCGTACATTCGATGACCATGTCATTGGCCGTGGAATGGGCGAAATACAATATCCGGGTCAACGCGATCGCCTCCGGTCCCATCCCCACCGACTACGCGTGGGAAATGCTCAACCCCACCGACAAGAGTTCGGTCGGGGCGACGCAGACCGATCAGATTCCGGCCGGCCGGGCGGGCACCATCGAAGAGCTGGCCAACCTGACGATGTTCCTGCTCTCGGATGCCTGTGACTATCTGACCGGCCAGACCGTCGCGATGGACGGCGGTCAGATGCTCGCCGGTCCGGGGACCTTTGCGGGCCTGAACTCCCTGACCGATGCCGACTGGCAGCAGATCAAGGAAACCAGCAAGGCCGCGTCAGCGGCGAGCAAGTCACAACGCAGCGTGTAGAGCGCCTGGACCGGCCGCGATCATGACCGAATCGACCACCACCGCCGCGACAACGAAAACCTCAGCCCCTCGACGCCTGGCCGGCGTCGAGGGGCTGTGGGTGTTCATCGGCGTCGACATGACCTTCTTCCTGCTCTTGTTCTTGTCCTTCATGGTCGGTCGCCGCGATGCGACTGAGGAGTACGAGACCGCGCGCCGGGTACTCAACCCCACCTTCGGCGGCGTCAACACCCTGATCCTGCTGACAAGCTCCTGGTGCGTGGTGATGGCGGTGCGGGCCGCCCGCGACAAGCGCCCGGAGGTCTCCCGCTGGCTCCCCGCGGCGGCCTACTGCGGTGTCGTGTTTGCCGCGCTGAAGGTGGTCGAATACGCCTCCAAGATAAGCGACGGACTGACCCCGGCCACCAATGACTTCTTCATGTACTATTTCGTGCTCACGGGATTTCATCTGATGCACGTCGTCGCGGGCACCGTGATGCTGCTGGTGTTCTGGAACATGACCCGCAGGAACACGTTGAGCAGCAACCGTTTTCTGGCACTCGAGTCGGGCGCCGTCTTCTGGCACATGGTCGAC contains:
- a CDS encoding phosphatase PAP2 family protein, which produces MTGARGSVDGAAAASDAGSGRAVWGALGRLPRGVTAVMRYFVAPRWWVEILVLGALYGIYSMIRNMADGDVGVAFKNGRDILAWEDEFGLAFERWLNEFVNDTPPVAALSALEYASLHFIVTPGVLIWLFVAHRNRYRLMSSVLVFTTGFALIGFYTMPTAPPRMLADERFVDIMAKTGSWGWWPESGAPGSDAVSNQFAAMPSLHCAWATWCGIMLVHFGRRHWVRVLGCLYPFTTFFVVMGTGNHYFIDVVAGLGTLLVGALAAYGMRYLWRRYLASPLSGITWRDVTAGDTADIRPGRVSLHKPERSARNLSGRDPSGRDPSEHDPSGGDRSAGDLSGSVPAERVTPEP
- a CDS encoding enoyl-CoA hydratase-related protein — translated: MTEFTDITYEVDNGLAWITINRPDRYNAFRAQTVDELILAFKRAWVSSDVGVIALTGAGDKAFCAGGDQKQRMETGDYGPSISGLFEVESLHRVIRDVPKPVIAAVNGLAIGGGHVLHVLADLTIAADTAQFGQNGPRVGSFDAGLGSGYLARVVGEKRAREIWFMLRRLSAEEAQEWGLVNKVVPAAELRNEVRTWADQMLEFSPTALKVLKQSLNTDTEHFVSIGQMAYSTLEIFGETPEAREGITAFNEKRKPDFGQYRGK
- a CDS encoding SDR family oxidoreductase, which encodes MSKATPSKATPFTGELLASKRILITGGGTGLGRGVARHLVDHGAQVHLWGRREAVLADAAAEASASRPGSVHIHTVDVRDYANVDETMSRIWADHGPLTGVVNNAAANFIAQTKDLSPRAFEAVTSTVMNGSFHTTHAAGKRWIADGLPGSVLSTLTTWVWTGSAYVVPSAMAKAAVHSMTMSLAVEWAKYNIRVNAIASGPIPTDYAWEMLNPTDKSSVGATQTDQIPAGRAGTIEELANLTMFLLSDACDYLTGQTVAMDGGQMLAGPGTFAGLNSLTDADWQQIKETSKAASAASKSQRSV
- a CDS encoding cytochrome c oxidase subunit 3 produces the protein MTESTTTAATTKTSAPRRLAGVEGLWVFIGVDMTFFLLLFLSFMVGRRDATEEYETARRVLNPTFGGVNTLILLTSSWCVVMAVRAARDKRPEVSRWLPAAAYCGVVFAALKVVEYASKISDGLTPATNDFFMYYFVLTGFHLMHVVAGTVMLLVFWNMTRRNTLSSNRFLALESGAVFWHMVDMLWIILFPLLYLMR